In a genomic window of Wyeomyia smithii strain HCP4-BCI-WySm-NY-G18 chromosome 1, ASM2978416v1, whole genome shotgun sequence:
- the LOC129717221 gene encoding uncharacterized protein LOC129717221 — MELESMRKLKGLFRQRGQIEQKLVRTQLTLRTQSSMTLAQLQCAEKKLVVIYSEFSHFHSEIMALIPDEASDEQDEIYCTFEDRHTELSNHIQKRINAATQMQSVSSSVSPQVIIQQQPLKAPIPTFDGNYANWPKFKAIFQDLMAQSGDSEALKLYHLDKALIGSAAGILDAKIINEGNYKQAWKVLTDRYENTRVIVESHIQGLLTLEKMSKATFKELDGLLTEATGHVEGLRYQKQQLTGISEHIVVHLIVSALDDSTRMAWERTQQRSVLPKYEQTISFLKTSCQVLEQCESSQAFSQRTAVKSKVSPVNNKMPSLKTNAVTSSSSKSSGSCHFCGGSHLNFQCEEFKQLTATQRAEKVRAKGLCFNCLRKRRQSKQCTSNNTCRKCSRKHHTILHDDAERNSSQDSKADIAAPKQPVANNQPTVVQPSVSVVDKPVSTTCSSNHVSTSKTVLLLTAVVQAIDEHNQSHPCRVLLDSGSQVNFVTEKMATRLGCSRMPANVSITGINALRSLARDKVFVKFQSSYGDFQANIACLVTTKVPGTIPNRTIDFSSWELPEGIQLADPHFFQPERVDMLIGGELFFDLLKPDQISLGDNLPQLRDTHLAWVVAGVINEPYISNAAIQHVNHA; from the coding sequence GGGCTTGTTCCGGCAGAGAGGACAGATCGAACAGAAGCTAGTGAGGACTCAGTTGACTTTGCGAACGCAGAGTAGTATGACGTTAGCCCAGTTGCAGTGCGCGGAGAAGAAACTAGTTGTAATCTACAGCGAGTTTAGCCACTTCCATAGTGAAATCATGGCCTTGATTCCTGATGAAGCATCGGATGAGCAAGATGAAATTTACTGCACTTTTGAGGATCGTCATACCGAGTTGTCGAATCACATCCAGAAAAGAATCAATGCTGCTACTCAAATGCAATCCGTGAGTTCATCTGTTTCCCCACAGGTTATTATTCAGCAGCAGCCGTTGAAAGCACCTATTCCTACATTTGACGGTAATTATGCTAATTGGCCAAAATTCAAGGCGATTTTCCAAGACCTGATGGCACAGTCCGGGGACTCAGAGGCATTAAAACTGTACCACCTAGACAAAGCATTGATTGGATCCGCAGCAGGTATATTAGATGCAAAAATAATCAACGAGGGTAATTATAAGCAAGCGTGGAAGGTGCTAACAGACCGTTACGAAAACACACGTGTGATCGTTGAGTcacacattcaaggattgcttACTCTTGAAAAAATGTCTAAAGCAACATTCAAAGAATTGGATGGCCTGCTAACTGAAGCAACCGGTCATGTTGAAGGCCTACGGTACCAAAAACAACAGTTAACGGGTATCTCCGAGCACATCGTGGTGCATCTTATCGTCAGTGCCTTGGATGATTCGACCCGCATGGCTTGGGAACGTACCCAGCAAAGAAGTGTGCTCCCGAAATACGAACAAACAATCTCCTTTCTCAAAACCAGTTGTCAAGTGCTGGAGCAGTGTGAATCGTCGCAAGCTTTCTCCCAACGAACCGCCGTAAAATCAAAAGTTTCACCAGTCAACAACAAAATGCCATCGCTAAAGACTAACGCAGTTACTTCAAGTTCCAGCAAGTCTTCAGGTTCCTGCCACTTTTGTGGAGGTTCACATCTTAacttccaatgtgaggaattcaAGCAGCTGACAGCAACTCAAAGGGCAGAAAAGGTTCGAGCAAAAGGTTTGTGCTTTAACTGCCTCCGGAAGAGACGTCAGTCCAAACAGTGCACGTCTAACAACACGTGTCGAAAATGCAGCCGCAAACATCACACCATTCTCCACGATGATGCTGAAAGGAACAGCAGTCAGGATTCAAAAGCTGACATTGCCGCGCCAAAGCAACCTGTCGCGAATAATCAACCAACTGTTGTTCAACCTTCTGTTTCGGTGGTGGATAAACCAGTATCCACTACATGCTCAAGCAATCACGTTTCAACATCAAAGACCGTCTTGCTATTGACTGCTGTCGTTCAAGCCATTGATGAACATAACCAGTCCCACCCTTGTCGAGTCCTACTTGACAGTGGGTCTCAAGTTAACTTCGTCACCGAGAAAATGGCAACCCGCCTCGGTTGTTCTAGAATGCCAGCAAATGTATCAATCACTGGAATCAATGCCCTGAGAAGTCTAGCTCGTGATAAGGTGTTCGTTAAATTCCAATCGAGCTACGGAGACTTTCAAGCCAACATCGCGTGTCTGGTTACAACCAAGGTACCTGGAACTATTCCTAACCGAACGATTGATTTCAGCTCCTGGGAACTTCCTGAAGGCATTCAACTCGCCGATCCACATTTCTTCCAGCCAGAAAGGGTTGACATGTTAATCGGGGGAGAGTTGTTCTTTGATCTACTGAAGCCCGATCAAATAAGTCTTGGTGACAATTTACCACAACTTCGAGACACTCATCTTGCATGGGTGGTAGCTGGAGTAATAAACGAGCCGTACATTTCGAATGCGGCTATTCAACACGTCAACCATGCTTAG
- the LOC129717222 gene encoding uncharacterized protein LOC129717222: protein MLEKRLERNPELRQQYNDFIREYEDLGHCREVKEAEDPSNMDTYYLPHHAVLRPSSSTTKCRVVFDASAKMDPSKLSLNEVLQAGPVVQNGIFSITLRFRKYAYAFSSDIEKMYRQVFVAPEERRFLRCFWRSDPSHPLRVLELNTVTYGTACAPYQATRCLVQLAKEEGSEFPIGSRILTEDFYVDDALSGANTLEEALESQRQLKELLTRGGFHIHKWCSNSAEFLEHIPPADRERKVPFYEYGANEVIKVLGLLWDPDGDVLMIANPPKCSFQDDKLATKRMIYSEVAKLFDPLGLFAPVIVMAKLLVQQLWKISAGWDDPIDETIRENWATLRASLPDLGRIHVLRCVMFPNAIAYELHGFSDASNVAYGACVYLRSIFTNGSANLRLLCSKSKVAPSDDVSIPRKELCAAHLLSKLISQVVPALQMNFREVVLWSDSTIVLAWLKKPLDQLQTFVRNRIALIRKDTNEYRWSYVCSANNPADIVSRGKLP from the coding sequence ATGTTAGAAAAACGATTGGAGCGTAATCCCGAGCTGAGGCAGCAATACAATGATTTCATAAGGGAGTATGAGGACCTCGGCCACTGCAGAGAAGTTAAGGAAGCTGAGGATCCAAGTAATATGGATACGTACTATCTGCCGCATCATGCAGTATTACGACCGTCAAGCTCAACCACGAAGTGCCGTGTCGTATTCGATGCTagtgccaaaatggacccatcaAAACTATCGCTCAATGAGGTTCTTCAAGCAGGACCAGTTGTACAGAATGGAATATTCTCTATTACGCTGCGATTCCGTAAGTACGCTTATGCATTTTCAAGCGATATAGAAAAAATGTACCGGCAAGTGTTCGTTGCGCCGGAAGAACGCCGATTCCTCCGATGCTTTTGGAGGTCCGACCCGTCACATCCATTAAGGGTTCTCGAGCTTAATACCGTTACTTACGGAACAGCTTGTGCGCCATACCAAGCAACAAGGTGTTTGGTACAACTTGCCAAAGAAGAAGGTTCCGAGTTTCCCATCGGCTCTCGAATCTTGACTGAGGACTTTTACGTTGACGATGCGCTTTCTGGCGCTAACACGTTGGAAGAAGCTCTCGAAAGCCAACGTCAATTAAAAGAACTGCTAACCAGAGGTGGTTTCCATATTCACAAATGGTGCTCCAATTCGGCAGAGTTTCTAGAGCACATTCCACCAGCCGACCGAGAAAGGAAGGTTCCTTTTTATGAGTACGGAGCAAATGAAGTAATAAAGGTGCTTGGATTGTTGTGGGATCCTGACGGCGACGTCCTCATGATAGCCAATCCGCCGAAATGTTCTTTTCAGGATGATAAGCTAGCCACGAAACGAATGATTTATTCCGAGGTGGCAAAATTGTTTGATCCACTCGGACTGTTTGCGCCAGTAATTGTCATGGCCAAACTGTTGGTACAGCAGCTTTGGAAAATATCAGCTGGATGGGACGATCCCATCGACGAAACCATCCGCGAAAATTGGGCTACTCTGCGCGCATCCCTTCCAGACCTTGGACGCATTCACGTTCTAAGGTGTGTTATGTTCCCGAATGCGATTGCATATGAGTTGCATGGTTTTTCCGATGCATCGAACGTGGCGTACGGTGCATGCGTCTACTTGAGAAGTATTTTCACCAATGGATCCGCCAACCTACGTCTTCTATGCAGCAAGTCAAAGGTTGCCCCATCAGACGATGTCTCCATTCCTCGTAAAGAGCTCTGTGCCGCTCATCTGCTTTCGAAATTGATCAGCCAGGTCGTTCCCGCACTTCAAATGAACTTTCGAGAAGTTGTTCTCTGGTCGGACAGCACCATTGTTCTGGCATGGCTGAAGAAACCGTTAGATCAACTTCAGACGTTCGTAAGGAATCGGATTGCTTTGATACGAAAGGATACCAATGAGTATCGATGGAGTTATGTTTGCTCGGCCAATAATCCCGCCGATATCGTTTCTCGAGGAAAGCTGCCATaa